A section of the Chryseobacterium scophthalmum genome encodes:
- a CDS encoding adenosylcobinamide-GDP ribazoletransferase — translation MKAVKNELIYFATALMFFTRIPVPFKIPYSNEIMNQSQKYFAWIGLLVGLINTIVLYGSFQLFNLEIAIVLMMSASVLLTGAFHEDGFTDVCDSFGGGYGKEKIMTIMKDSRVGAYGAIGIILLFALKFLSIKELGSLDITKTLAIIIFAHTSSRFIAGTMIYTHRYVTDIDVSKSKPLANKALDGKSLAISFMAVLLAFSLIPDWRLIFALLFAYIGKIYLGWYFKKHIGGYTGDCLGTVQQVCEVLFYLGTIIAWKFI, via the coding sequence ATGAAAGCTGTAAAGAATGAACTGATTTATTTCGCAACGGCGCTGATGTTTTTTACAAGAATTCCGGTTCCTTTTAAAATTCCGTATTCCAATGAAATTATGAACCAGTCTCAAAAGTATTTTGCCTGGATTGGATTGTTGGTTGGGTTGATTAACACGATTGTTTTATATGGCTCTTTTCAGCTTTTCAATTTAGAAATTGCCATTGTTTTGATGATGAGCGCAAGTGTTTTGTTGACCGGGGCATTTCATGAAGATGGTTTTACCGATGTTTGCGACAGTTTTGGAGGTGGTTATGGCAAGGAAAAAATCATGACCATTATGAAAGACAGTCGTGTCGGAGCTTATGGTGCGATTGGTATTATTTTATTGTTTGCTTTAAAATTTCTCAGCATTAAAGAATTGGGAAGTTTAGATATAACGAAAACTTTAGCCATCATTATTTTTGCTCATACTTCAAGCCGATTTATTGCAGGAACAATGATTTATACGCATCGATATGTGACAGATATTGACGTGAGCAAATCAAAACCATTGGCGAATAAAGCATTAGACGGAAAGTCTTTAGCCATCAGTTTTATGGCTGTTTTATTGGCTTTTTCTTTAATTCCCGATTGGCGATTGATTTTTGCGTTGCTTTTTGCGTATATCGGAAAAATATATTTGGGTTGGTATTTCAAAAAACATATCGGTGGATATACAGGTGATTGTTTGGGAACAGTTCAGCAGGTTTGTGAAGTCTTATTCTATTTAGGAACAATTATCGCATGGAAATTCATTTAA
- a CDS encoding helix-turn-helix transcriptional regulator, giving the protein MSSNKNALIRYKTLDKCLKNKYKRYTLEDLIDECSEALFEFEGKESFVSKRTVQLDLQNMRSEKFGYEAPIEVFEKKYYRYSDPDYSIHQISVNENDLKAMNNAIQILKQFKDFSMFKEMNGVIQKLEDSIHSTSQKSIIHLDKNEQLKGLEHIDVLYENILNKKVLKICYKSFKAREENILTVHPQLLKEYNNRWFLICWHKKAIYNLALDRMITIETDHETEYIDKDFDADRYFGEVIGATVSETQRPQNVVFFVNSEHAPYVKTKPFHHSQEIIKEDESGTTFKICVQLNFELERMILGMGEFLTVLGPRKLKQRIAKSIRIAHANYNAQNITNEES; this is encoded by the coding sequence ATGTCATCCAACAAAAATGCTTTAATTCGCTACAAAACTTTAGACAAATGTTTGAAGAATAAATACAAAAGATACACTTTGGAAGATTTGATTGATGAATGTTCTGAAGCGCTTTTTGAATTTGAAGGAAAAGAATCTTTTGTAAGCAAACGTACGGTACAACTCGATTTGCAAAATATGCGAAGCGAAAAGTTTGGCTATGAAGCACCAATTGAAGTTTTTGAAAAAAAATATTACCGTTACAGCGACCCAGATTACAGTATTCATCAGATTTCAGTGAACGAAAATGACCTGAAAGCGATGAACAATGCGATACAGATCTTAAAGCAGTTCAAAGATTTTTCGATGTTTAAGGAAATGAATGGAGTCATTCAGAAGTTGGAAGATTCGATTCATTCAACTAGCCAAAAATCGATCATTCATTTAGATAAAAATGAGCAACTGAAAGGTTTGGAGCATATTGATGTTTTGTATGAAAATATTTTAAATAAAAAGGTTTTAAAGATTTGTTATAAAAGTTTTAAGGCGAGAGAAGAAAATATTCTGACGGTTCATCCCCAATTACTGAAAGAATATAATAACCGCTGGTTTTTGATTTGTTGGCATAAAAAAGCGATTTACAATTTGGCTTTAGACCGAATGATAACCATTGAAACAGACCATGAAACGGAATATATCGATAAAGATTTTGATGCAGACCGCTATTTCGGGGAAGTGATTGGAGCAACCGTTTCAGAAACCCAACGGCCTCAAAATGTTGTGTTTTTTGTTAATTCAGAACATGCTCCTTACGTAAAAACCAAGCCATTTCATCATTCTCAGGAAATTATTAAAGAAGACGAAAGCGGAACGACTTTTAAAATTTGTGTACAACTCAACTTTGAACTGGAACGAATGATCTTGGGAATGGGAGAGTTTTTAACGGTTTTAGGTCCGAGAAAGCTAAAACAGAGAATTGCTAAAAGTATCAGAATTGCTCACGCAAATTATAATGCTCAAAATATAACAAATGAAGAGTCATAA
- a CDS encoding DNA polymerase beta superfamily protein, producing the protein MTPKILDKLKEIEATRNIEILLAVESGSRAWGFASPDSDYDIRFIYRHEKDWYLSPWDKDETIEFMTEDDLDGSGWDLRKTFHLLLKSNAALLSWFYSPIVYVKNEKFYDLFKPLADSAFSPIAGSYHYLSMSKKYLEACRTDEVKLKSYFYCLRTALTGKWILEKGTVPPVLFSELLVLVDDFTRDKIENLVALKATKGESYYHPNDWELFVFLEKVILDNEKRAKSLKGGNTDKVEMESVFREILIN; encoded by the coding sequence ATGACACCAAAAATACTAGATAAACTAAAAGAAATAGAGGCAACAAGAAATATAGAAATACTTCTTGCCGTAGAATCTGGAAGCCGAGCCTGGGGTTTTGCTTCTCCAGACAGCGATTATGATATACGCTTTATATACCGCCACGAAAAAGATTGGTATCTTTCACCGTGGGATAAAGATGAAACGATAGAATTTATGACCGAAGATGATTTGGATGGTTCCGGATGGGATTTGAGAAAGACTTTTCACTTGTTATTAAAATCGAATGCAGCTTTGTTGAGTTGGTTCTACTCTCCTATCGTTTATGTGAAAAACGAAAAGTTTTACGACTTATTTAAACCTTTAGCAGATTCTGCTTTTTCACCGATAGCGGGTTCTTACCATTATCTGAGCATGAGCAAGAAATATCTGGAAGCCTGCAGAACCGATGAAGTAAAACTGAAATCTTATTTTTATTGTCTTCGAACTGCTTTGACCGGAAAATGGATATTGGAAAAAGGAACCGTTCCACCCGTTTTATTCAGTGAATTGTTAGTTTTAGTGGATGATTTTACAAGAGACAAAATAGAAAATCTGGTTGCCTTAAAAGCCACTAAAGGAGAATCTTATTATCACCCGAATGATTGGGAACTTTTTGTTTTTTTGGAAAAAGTGATATTAGATAATGAGAAAAGAGCCAAAAGTTTGAAAGGTGGAAATACGGATAAGGTGGAAATGGAAAGCGTTTTTAGAGAAATATTAATAAATTAG
- a CDS encoding cold-shock protein, translated as MADSFSKKENFKKKVQKAKEKAQKREERKTVNNKGKGLDDMIMYVDANGQLTSTPPDNSNVEEFDINNIQLGAAPIEAEELVKTGIVTFFSEKGYGFITEDGSKENVFFHSNNCMEPIKKGNKVSFEKEKSPKGFVAVEIRMVK; from the coding sequence ATGGCGGATTCTTTCTCAAAAAAAGAAAATTTCAAGAAAAAAGTTCAGAAAGCAAAAGAAAAAGCTCAGAAAAGAGAAGAGCGTAAAACAGTCAACAACAAAGGAAAAGGTCTTGATGACATGATCATGTATGTTGATGCAAATGGTCAGTTGACTTCTACACCACCGGACAACAGCAATGTTGAAGAGTTTGATATCAACAACATCCAATTGGGTGCAGCTCCTATTGAAGCTGAAGAATTGGTAAAAACAGGAATTGTAACATTTTTCAGTGAAAAAGGTTATGGTTTTATTACAGAAGACGGTTCTAAAGAAAATGTTTTCTTCCACAGTAATAACTGTATGGAACCTATCAAAAAAGGAAATAAAGTATCTTTCGAAAAAGAGAAATCTCCGAAAGGTTTTGTTGCCGTAGAAATCAGAATGGTTAAATAA
- a CDS encoding LytR/AlgR family response regulator transcription factor — translation MIRIVIIEDEIPARKKVIRFIDELKENTEIIAEIDNVEQAIDFFKTEKSIDLIISDIELLDGNAFEIYDQVKISCPIIFTTAYDQFWMNAFETNGIEYLLKPFTLERFQKAWNKFSVLNKSHASDEILLKISQIQKEIHPKAFKERFSVISNKGIYFLETKNITFFKAEEGVIFAFDDSGKKHLLNQTVLKEIESQLNPNEFFKINRGELVNKKNIIKLERYSKNALALKMKGLENPLITSQSQTADFREWIEK, via the coding sequence ATGATAAGAATAGTCATTATTGAAGACGAAATTCCGGCAAGAAAAAAAGTCATCAGATTTATTGATGAGTTAAAAGAAAATACGGAAATCATTGCAGAAATTGATAATGTGGAACAGGCTATAGATTTTTTTAAAACAGAAAAATCTATAGATCTTATTATTTCGGATATTGAATTGCTAGACGGGAATGCGTTTGAAATTTATGATCAGGTGAAAATTTCCTGTCCGATTATTTTCACGACCGCTTATGACCAATTTTGGATGAATGCTTTTGAAACAAATGGAATTGAATATCTTCTGAAACCTTTTACTTTAGAGCGTTTTCAAAAAGCGTGGAATAAATTTTCAGTCTTAAATAAATCTCATGCTTCTGATGAGATTTTATTAAAAATCAGCCAGATTCAAAAAGAGATTCACCCTAAAGCCTTCAAAGAACGATTCAGTGTAATCAGCAATAAAGGAATTTATTTTTTAGAAACAAAAAATATCACATTTTTTAAAGCTGAAGAAGGAGTTATTTTTGCGTTCGATGATTCCGGTAAAAAACATTTACTCAATCAAACCGTGCTTAAAGAAATAGAATCGCAGCTAAATCCTAACGAATTTTTCAAAATCAACCGGGGCGAACTTGTCAATAAAAAAAATATTATAAAATTGGAACGCTATTCGAAAAACGCTTTAGCTTTAAAAATGAAAGGTTTGGAAAATCCACTTATCACAAGCCAAAGTCAGACAGCCGATTTTAGAGAATGGATTGAAAAATAA
- a CDS encoding RtcB family protein, with amino-acid sequence MGTQGDGNHFLFVGVSKNTGNTMLVTHHGSRAPGAMLYDKGMKVANRFRQEISPETLRENAWIPYETEEGKQYWEALQLIRNWTKENHESIHNATLEKLNIEKQNRYWNEHNFVFRDGDLFYHAKGATPLDDKFLPDITGPRLIPLNMSEPVLIVQGKTNDRNLGFAPHGAGRNFSRTQHKKSLAHKTIEEIFEEETKGLDIRFFTNDIDISELPSAYKSAKNVRAQIEEYGLCEVLDEVMPYGCIMAGDVQKNAPWKKKKKFRKA; translated from the coding sequence ATGGGAACTCAAGGTGACGGAAACCATTTTTTATTTGTCGGAGTTTCTAAAAATACAGGAAACACAATGTTAGTAACTCATCACGGATCGAGAGCTCCGGGAGCGATGTTGTATGATAAAGGAATGAAAGTCGCAAATAGATTCAGACAGGAAATTTCGCCAGAAACTTTGAGAGAAAATGCATGGATTCCATACGAAACCGAAGAAGGAAAGCAATATTGGGAAGCTTTGCAATTGATAAGAAACTGGACGAAAGAAAACCATGAATCGATTCATAACGCGACTTTAGAAAAATTAAATATCGAAAAACAAAACAGATATTGGAACGAACATAATTTTGTATTCAGAGACGGAGATTTATTTTACCACGCAAAAGGAGCCACTCCGCTGGACGATAAATTTTTGCCGGATATTACTGGACCGAGATTGATTCCGCTGAACATGTCAGAACCGGTTTTGATTGTTCAGGGAAAAACGAACGATAGAAATTTGGGATTTGCGCCACACGGAGCAGGAAGAAATTTCAGCAGAACGCAACATAAAAAATCTCTGGCTCATAAAACGATTGAAGAAATTTTTGAAGAAGAAACAAAAGGTTTGGATATCAGATTTTTCACCAACGATATTGATATTTCTGAGCTACCAAGCGCTTATAAAAGTGCTAAAAATGTAAGAGCTCAGATTGAAGAATACGGATTGTGTGAAGTATTGGATGAAGTGATGCCTTATGGATGTATTATGGCAGGAGATGTGCAGAAAAATGCGCCTTGGAAAAAGAAGAAGAAATTTAGAAAAGCTTAA
- the cobT gene encoding nicotinate-nucleotide--dimethylbenzimidazole phosphoribosyltransferase — MLADELQHKIDFKTKPLGALGFLENLAHKIGVVQQTTSPKLIKPHMVVFAADHGIANAGVSAYPQEVTYQMVMNFLGGGAAINVFCKQNNIDIKIVDAGVNFDFPEGLNLIDKKVRKSSRNILDEPAMTSEEYQQALENGKSVVKEIVETGSNVIGFGEMGIGNTSASSLIMSQLFEIPIENCVGRGTGLNDSQLQNKIDILSKAIEKYPHLKTADEIAQTFGGLEIAQMIGAMEEAYHQNMLILIDGFIATVAISVLFKKNSKILNNCIFCHVSDEFAHIKLLELLNQKALLNLNLRVGEGTGCALAYPIIQSAVNFLNEMSSFEDANVSNKE; from the coding sequence ATGTTAGCAGACGAATTACAACACAAAATTGATTTCAAAACAAAACCTTTAGGTGCACTAGGATTTTTAGAAAATCTGGCTCATAAAATCGGTGTGGTTCAGCAAACCACCTCGCCAAAACTAATAAAACCTCACATGGTTGTTTTCGCAGCCGACCACGGAATTGCAAATGCAGGAGTGAGCGCTTATCCACAAGAGGTTACCTATCAAATGGTGATGAACTTTTTAGGTGGAGGTGCTGCAATTAATGTTTTTTGTAAGCAAAATAATATTGACATAAAAATTGTAGATGCAGGAGTGAATTTTGATTTTCCTGAAGGATTAAATTTAATTGATAAAAAGGTCAGAAAGTCAAGCAGAAATATATTGGATGAACCTGCAATGACGAGTGAAGAATACCAACAGGCTTTGGAAAACGGGAAATCTGTGGTTAAAGAAATTGTAGAAACCGGTTCTAATGTCATCGGTTTTGGTGAAATGGGAATTGGAAATACTTCAGCTTCTTCATTGATAATGAGTCAGTTATTTGAAATTCCGATTGAAAATTGCGTTGGAAGAGGAACGGGTTTAAATGACAGTCAGCTACAGAATAAAATTGATATTCTTTCAAAAGCAATAGAAAAATATCCTCATTTAAAAACTGCCGATGAAATTGCGCAAACTTTTGGAGGACTCGAAATTGCTCAGATGATAGGAGCAATGGAAGAAGCGTACCACCAAAATATGTTGATTTTAATTGACGGATTTATCGCAACGGTTGCCATTTCTGTTTTGTTTAAAAAGAATTCTAAGATTTTAAATAACTGTATTTTCTGCCATGTCAGCGACGAATTTGCGCACATCAAATTATTGGAATTATTAAATCAAAAAGCTTTGTTGAATCTCAATTTACGAGTAGGTGAGGGAACAGGTTGCGCATTGGCTTATCCTATTATTCAAAGTGCCGTTAATTTTCTAAATGAAATGTCGAGTTTTGAAGATGCTAATGTTTCAAATAAAGAATAA
- the cobC gene encoding alpha-ribazole phosphatase family protein, giving the protein MEIHLIRHTAVENPDNLCYGFAEMSLHKNYVEDFKSIQIDSDFDLIISSPSQRCESLAKHFQLNYQTDERIKEMNFGNWEMKKWTDIPKEEIAPWYEDFINVKATNGENLLEMQNRVSEFWNELLSKKDINKILLVTHAGVIRLILQSILKFPLENIFNIQINYGKRTVINVKSGLISIKNINI; this is encoded by the coding sequence ATGGAAATTCATTTAATTCGTCATACTGCCGTAGAAAATCCGGATAATCTGTGTTATGGATTTGCCGAAATGTCTTTGCATAAAAATTATGTTGAAGATTTTAAATCGATTCAAATTGATTCAGATTTTGATTTGATTATTTCGAGCCCGTCTCAACGATGTGAATCATTGGCAAAACACTTTCAGTTGAATTATCAAACTGATGAAAGAATTAAAGAAATGAATTTCGGAAATTGGGAAATGAAAAAATGGACTGATATTCCGAAAGAAGAAATTGCTCCTTGGTATGAAGATTTTATCAATGTAAAAGCAACAAATGGCGAAAATTTATTAGAAATGCAAAACCGTGTTTCTGAGTTTTGGAATGAACTGCTTTCTAAAAAAGACATCAACAAAATTTTACTTGTCACTCATGCCGGAGTCATTCGGTTAATACTTCAGTCTATTCTCAAATTCCCCTTGGAAAATATCTTTAATATTCAAATTAATTATGGAAAAAGAACTGTAATTAATGTGAAAAGTGGTTTGATTTCAATTAAGAATATTAATATATGA
- a CDS encoding ATP-grasp domain-containing protein — MKNIIALSPMYTEDSNNLKKASLNSPYELNRFNAKWNIPEEFRADVIAVYGEDIYAEIVAEQCNLTLTKPDDNWLSKISEEFTKRKISYGQLKDFVHEENIFIKCSDFKSFKAGVFDKVTNIKGFDSLDLDITVFTSQVVEWELEVRCFVLNNEIKTYSSYWRNNAFDTNLLSETEQKDLFEFFKNFIQQYSETLPKAIVLDFGTIKGKGWALIEANPAWCSGLYACDAEKVLEIIVESCVKN, encoded by the coding sequence ATGAAAAATATAATCGCCCTGTCTCCCATGTACACGGAAGACAGCAATAATCTGAAAAAAGCATCGCTCAATTCACCATACGAATTAAACCGTTTTAATGCAAAATGGAATATTCCTGAAGAATTTCGTGCAGATGTAATTGCAGTATATGGCGAAGATATTTATGCAGAAATTGTTGCTGAACAATGTAATTTAACGTTAACAAAGCCTGATGATAATTGGCTTTCAAAGATCTCTGAAGAATTTACAAAACGTAAAATTTCTTACGGGCAATTGAAGGATTTTGTACATGAAGAAAATATTTTCATTAAATGTTCTGATTTTAAAAGTTTCAAAGCCGGAGTTTTCGATAAAGTCACCAATATCAAAGGTTTTGATTCTTTAGATTTAGACATTACCGTTTTCACTTCACAAGTTGTGGAATGGGAACTTGAAGTAAGATGTTTTGTTCTAAACAATGAAATAAAAACTTATTCTTCTTATTGGCGAAATAATGCTTTTGACACCAACCTGCTTTCTGAAACGGAACAAAAAGATTTATTTGAGTTTTTCAAAAATTTCATTCAACAATATTCTGAAACACTACCCAAAGCAATTGTTTTAGATTTTGGAACAATCAAAGGAAAAGGCTGGGCTCTGATTGAAGCAAATCCGGCTTGGTGTTCTGGTTTGTATGCTTGTGACGCAGAGAAGGTTTTGGAAATAATTGTTGAGAGTTGTGTGAAAAATTAA
- a CDS encoding HopJ type III effector protein: MLFEQLEKSAQTIDFKEVIAFIDEHYDFTPTKFTNGNTVNEADQNNGSCKVFSFAKLNDLSKEETLNLFGEFYRKDVLQNPEGTDHQNIRNFIEFGWDGISFEGKALVRK; encoded by the coding sequence ATGTTATTTGAACAATTAGAAAAATCAGCACAAACAATCGATTTCAAAGAAGTTATTGCATTCATCGACGAGCATTACGATTTTACTCCAACAAAGTTTACCAACGGAAATACTGTAAATGAAGCCGACCAAAACAACGGTTCTTGCAAAGTTTTCAGTTTTGCAAAATTGAATGACCTTTCAAAAGAAGAAACATTAAATCTCTTCGGAGAATTTTACAGAAAAGATGTTTTGCAGAATCCTGAAGGAACAGATCATCAAAACATTAGGAACTTCATCGAATTCGGTTGGGATGGGATCTCTTTTGAAGGAAAAGCTTTGGTGAGAAAATAG
- a CDS encoding MarR family winged helix-turn-helix transcriptional regulator, giving the protein MEKLDSIIFYNIDKAIRAYRNYAQRQLKLHGFTITVDQWLIIKAILENPGITQNELGDLVFKDNASVTRIIDLLVKSQYIIRSVHSEDRRKTNLEVTDTGLKTIKEVQKIVEQNRKIALEGVSKEELQIMNNALLKISQNTINNKK; this is encoded by the coding sequence ATGGAAAAATTAGATTCAATTATATTTTACAATATCGATAAAGCAATTAGAGCATACAGAAATTACGCTCAAAGACAACTTAAACTTCATGGATTTACCATAACAGTCGATCAATGGCTGATCATAAAAGCGATTCTCGAAAACCCCGGAATCACTCAGAATGAACTTGGAGATCTGGTTTTTAAAGACAATGCATCGGTAACAAGAATAATTGATTTACTGGTAAAATCTCAATATATCATTAGAAGTGTACACTCCGAAGACCGAAGGAAAACCAATCTTGAAGTAACAGACACAGGTCTGAAAACCATTAAAGAAGTTCAGAAAATAGTAGAACAAAACAGGAAAATCGCTTTGGAAGGAGTTTCTAAAGAAGAACTGCAAATTATGAACAATGCATTATTAAAAATTTCACAAAACACAATTAACAACAAAAAATAA
- a CDS encoding DNA polymerase beta superfamily protein, translating to MTIQDLKSRNLILFQAISGSRSFGLATENSDTDIRGVYYLPKDDFFGLNYIPQISNETNDITYYEIGRFVELLQKNNPNILEILASPEDCIQHKNPLMDLLKPEDFLSKLCKDTFAGYAISQIKKAKGLNKKILNPIDKERKSILDFCYILENNSSVPLKKWLREFPSSGGVSEGRGGLIQEKCGLVNIDNTKGMFALFYNESGDLNYKGIIQNEEANQVSVSSVPKDEESLAFMFCNLDAYSTYCKDYRDYWKWVSERNEDRYNVNQNHGQNYDSKNMMHTIRLLQSCEQIFKTGSLQIKVENRDELLDIKAGNWSYENVMNKAEVLIKSIEHHHSKSNLPDTPDLEKTTKILVEIRNSLYCN from the coding sequence ATGACCATCCAAGACTTAAAATCCCGCAACCTCATCCTCTTCCAAGCCATCTCCGGAAGCCGCTCTTTCGGACTCGCTACGGAAAACTCAGATACAGATATTCGAGGAGTATATTATTTACCGAAAGATGATTTTTTTGGCTTAAATTATATTCCGCAGATTTCTAATGAGACGAATGATATTACCTATTATGAGATTGGAAGATTTGTAGAATTATTGCAAAAAAACAATCCGAATATTCTGGAAATTTTGGCAAGTCCGGAAGATTGCATTCAACATAAAAACCCGTTGATGGATTTACTGAAGCCTGAAGATTTTCTTTCCAAATTATGCAAAGATACATTTGCAGGATATGCGATTTCACAAATTAAAAAAGCAAAAGGACTCAACAAAAAGATATTGAATCCGATTGATAAAGAAAGAAAATCGATTCTTGATTTCTGTTATATTTTAGAAAATAACAGCTCTGTGCCGTTAAAAAAATGGTTGAGAGAATTCCCCTCCTCTGGAGGGGTGTCCGAAGGACGGGGTGGTTTAATTCAGGAAAAATGTGGATTGGTAAACATCGACAATACCAAAGGAATGTTTGCGCTTTTCTATAATGAATCTGGAGATTTAAACTACAAAGGAATTATTCAGAATGAAGAAGCCAATCAGGTTTCCGTTTCATCGGTTCCGAAAGATGAAGAATCTTTGGCGTTTATGTTTTGTAACCTCGACGCCTATTCTACTTATTGTAAAGATTACCGCGACTATTGGAAGTGGGTTTCAGAGAGAAATGAAGACCGTTATAATGTCAATCAAAATCATGGACAAAACTACGACAGCAAAAATATGATGCACACCATTCGGTTATTGCAGTCTTGTGAACAGATTTTCAAAACCGGTTCGTTACAAATTAAGGTGGAAAACCGTGACGAATTGTTAGACATCAAAGCCGGAAACTGGTCGTATGAAAATGTAATGAATAAAGCTGAAGTACTGATTAAATCAATCGAACATCATCATTCAAAGTCTAATCTTCCAGACACACCGGATCTGGAAAAAACAACCAAAATTTTAGTAGAAATAAGAAATTCTTTATACTGTAATTAA